The Fusarium falciforme chromosome 8, complete sequence region AGCTTTCATCTGAATGTTGAGCAGCGCAAGCTTCTGGTTGAGCAAGTGGACGTCCTCGAGGGTGATTCTCTTGCTGGCCCACTCAGACCCTAGAGTGCCAGTCTTTTCCACAATCTTCATGATGGGCTCTTTTGCAATCTCCTTGGTCAGGGCAGTAATACCTTGGACGTGAATAAAAGCTTTGCAGAGATCCCAGACCTCGCTCATGTCTGGCGGAGTGAACTCGACGAGTTCATATCCAGCCTGGCGTAGACGCTCCTGGGCTGCCAGATAGCCTCGCATCACAGGAGGGAAGAGGTGGCAATAGTTATTGGGGGTGCCAGGGGCCCAGACGCCGATGCGAGGTCTCGTTGGAGCCGCTATGcccagccatggcgatgggTACAAGAAGGGGTCGTGCTCCCACGGCCTGGCATCGCTGACAATCTTGGACGCGAGCCGGATATCTCTAACCGAGTGACCCATCAAGCCGAATGTCGCCACGGGACCGAGCTCTGTGATTCCCATCATGCCCGGGTCGAGGATAGACCTACCGTCGGCGGGGAGACGATATCCGCTGGGTCGGTAACCAACCACGCCGTTGGCCATAGCCGGCATTCTAGCTGACCCGGCGCCGTCAGAGCCCAGCCCGAGGAGGGATGCTCCCATAGCAAGAGCAGAGCCCTCGCCGCCGGAAGAGCCACCGGCTCCGAAGCCGCTGTTGTGGGCATTGAGGGTCCTGCCAAACACGACGTTGATCGTGTCGGCTGCGAGGCAAGTCTGCGGCACGTTGGTCTTTGCTACCACAACAGCGCCGGCCTCAACCATGATGTGGACGAGGCGCGAATTGGACTTTGCGGGATCGAAGCAATACGCTGCGATGCCGGCAGACGAATCGTGCCCCTCGAGGTCCATGTGGTC contains the following coding sequences:
- a CDS encoding Amidase domain-containing protein, coding for MSTLDWQDIVARKREQRASLIPQQWLIKKASGDNPLKSLLDSGLLTPEELDLTDVNKHDAVETLSLVASGSITAEKLVTSFCKRAAAANSLANFITEVNFEQAIRRAKELDKHLLETGRVVGPLHGLPITVKDHMDLEGHDSSAGIAAYCFDPAKSNSRLVHIMVEAGAVVVAKTNVPQTCLAADTINVVFGRTLNAHNSGFGAGGSSGGEGSALAMGASLLGLGSDGAGSARMPAMANGVVGYRPSGYRLPADGRSILDPGMMGITELGPVATFGLMGHSVRDIRLASKIVSDARPWEHDPFLYPSPWLGIAAPTRPRIGVWAPGTPNNYCHLFPPVMRGYLAAQERLRQAGYELVEFTPPDMSEVWDLCKAFIHVQGITALTKEIAKEPIMKIVEKTGTLGSEWASKRITLEDVHLLNQKLALLNIQMKAAWNASGRTLDALLWVTAANPALPIDEWTDTTFTAVFNAVDWPAISLPLGMKCDRDVDAPYVDFKPFSAEDARLQALYEPRRFHGLPLSVQLAGQRFEDEKLLAIAELITSVIRHE